The DNA segment GGCCTTGACGTCCGCCGCCATCACTTTGCCGGGGACGACGTGGTAGGTGAGGATGGCGGTCAGCTTCTCCTTGTTTTCAGGCTTCAGGAGGCTGTCCACGGTCCCGGCGGGCAGCTTCGCGAATGCGTCATTGGTGGGGGCGAAGACCGTGAACGGTCCCTTGCCGGAGAGGGTCTCGGCAAGTCCTGCGGCCTTCACGGCAGCCACAAGCGTTGAAAACTGCGGATCGGAGGAAGCGACTTCCACGACCGTTTTTTCCGCGGCAAAGCCGAAGGAGGTCAGGGAAGCAAGGGCGATAACGGAGCGAGTGATGGTTTTCATGGTAGTTGTCGGTTTTGGTTGTTTGAACACAGTTTATGTTCACAACACAAGTTGAACATAATCCCGGGAAGTCCAAAGAAATTTGATAAAAAATGAAATTTGGGCCGAACTTTAGAATTTACACCACTTTTCGTTCAACTTATGTACCATACAGTAAATGAGCGCCACCGAGACAGACCTGTTTGACATCCGTGCCGTTTCGCGGCTTACCGGGGTATCGAGCGCGAATCTCCGGGCGTGGGAGCGCCGCTACGGTCTGGTCAAGCCCCACCGGGCATCAAGCAACCGGCGGCTCTATTCCTCCTCGGATCTCCTGCGGCTCGAAAGGGTCAAGAAGCTTGCGGATTCGGGGGAGGCCCTGTCGGTCATCGCAGCGCTGGGCGAGGACGAACTGGTCCGGAGGATCGAACTGCTCGATGGACGCCCCAGCGGGGGCCAGCCGGTCCCCTCCCGCAGGAAGCGGATCCGGACAGCGGTCGCGGGGGCTGAGGTGGGTGAGATCCTGGCGCGCCAAAGCCAACAACTGAAGCTCGAAGGCTACGATCTGGATTTCCACTGGGGATCCCTGGGAGAGCTGGAAGCCAAACCACCGGGTCCGGACTACGATCTGCTGATCCTCTCCTTTCCGACGCTCTTCCCCTATACGATCGAAAGGTTGAAGGCCCTCATGGCTCCCATCCCCGGAACGAAATGCGTGGTGTTCTATCGCTTCGCCGCATCGCGCACCATCGCCAATGTTTCGGTCCCGGGTTCCGGAATCATCCCGATCAAAGGTCCGGTTGACTTCCACAAATTGGTCATGGCCAACCGGGAGATCATCCCGGCCGCGCCCCAGGCCGGTCAGGAAAACCCCGGGATAAGGGAACCCCGGTTCACCGCCCGACAACTGGCGCGATTCTCGCGGCTCTCGACTTCGATCGAATGCGAATGCCCGAAGCACCTGGCGGAACTCGCGGCGTCGCTCCAGGCATTCGCCGAATACAGCCGGTCCTGTGAAAGCCGCAATCCGGATGACAAGGAGATGCACGTTTATCTCCACCGGGTTTCCTGCCAGGCGCGCGGGCTGATCGAGGATGCCCTGGAGACATTGATCAGATCCGAAGGCATCGATCTTGAAGAATGACCGTGGCCCCGGCATCCCGGAAAACCGGCGGCGCCCGCCTCGGTCCCGCCATCTGCCAGGCCATCACCGATGCTCATGGTGGGTCGCTGGCGGTGACGCTGCCGGTGGAGCAGCGAATTTTCCGGACTGGGACCGCGGAATTCATTCCGCCCCGGAGAATCCAGCCATGCGAAGCAAAGCGGAATGAATTCCGCGGTCCCAGTGATCCATCCTTACCCTCTCCCTGCACTTCTTCCTTTCATCCTTCGATGTTGGACGTTCGATGTTCGATGTTCTCAAAATCTTTCCCCCCATTAACACTTCCTTAATGTTCGCTGTCGGACTCTGGCGGGGTGATGAAACCCGTCCGCCTCCTCCTCATCGTGGCCGCCATGGTCCCGGCGGCGTCCGCACAACTGCCGTCCGGTGCATCCCTCCACCTCACCCGGCCCGATGCCGGATCCACGGTCCGGCTCGCGCTTTCCGATCCGGAGAACCACTCCTACCTCATCCAGAGTTCACCGGACCTGAAGACATGGTCCGAGGTCGGCACGTGGAAGATCTACAACGGCAGCTTCAACCGCAACCTGCCGCTGCAGGCCGGTGGCACGCTGTTCTACCGCGCCAGCTATGACCCCACCCGCGTGGTACCGAAGGACGACGTCTCCCTCGCGCTGCTGCTCCCCACCCCGCGCGGGAACTATGCCGCCCAGACGCTCCCCGCGCGGTTCCTGGTGCAGCCCATCGTCGGCCAGGACAACACCCCGGCGGACAATGGCGTGACGGACTCCGGCGCGACGCTCGGCAGGGTGCTGTTCTACGACAAGCGGCTTTCCTTCAACCAGACGATCTCCTGCGCCTCCTGCCACCAGCAGGCCCACGGCTTCTCCGACCCCGCGCGGTTCAGCACCGGCTTCAACGGCGGCCACACCGACCGCAACTCCATGGGCCTGGCAAACTCCCGCTGGTATGAACGCGGCGCGTTTTTCTGGGACGAACGCTCCGCCACGCTGGAGATCCAGGTGCTGGAGCCCATCCAGAACTCCGTGGAAATGGGCATGACCCTGCCCGCGCTGGTCACCCGCCTGTCCGCGGAGCCGTTCTACGCCACCCTGTTCAACGACGCCTTCGGCAGCCCGGAGGTCACCTCCGGAAAGATCTCCCGCGCGCTCGCCCAGTTCGTCCGCTCCATCATCTCCACCCGGACGAAGTTCGACACGGGCGCGGCGAACGGCTTCACCAACTTCACCGCCCAGGAAAACCAGGGCCGCCAGCTCTTCAACGGCGCGGGCAACTGCAACGCCTGCCACGGCTCGGACAACTTCGTGCCCGGCCCCGCCATCAACAACAACGGCCTGGAGAATCCCTACACGGACAAGGGCGTGGGGGCCATCACCGGCCGCCCGCAGGACGAGGGGCTCTTCAAGGTCGGCTCCCTGCGGAACATCGCCCTCACCGCGCCCTACATGCACGACGGCCGCTTCGCCACGCTGGAGGAGGTGGTGGAGTTCTACAATTCCGGCGTCGTCGCCCACCCGAACCTCTCCCCGCCGCTGCGTGCCGGGGGGCCGGCCGGACCGCCCCGCCGCCTGAATCTGACCGCGCAGGAAAAGGCCGCGCTCGTCGCCTTCCTCAACACCCTCACCGACACCGCGCTTTCCACCGACAGCCGATTTTCCGACCCGTTCAACTATGGTGATTGAACGGTCGGGGATGGCAGAAATTCATCCGCCGCCACGGCCCCCACTCCACAGAGCGCTCCGCCCCTCCGGAGCGTGACATCGGCGGGCCAAGCCCCCACAGTGGCGGCGGATGAAGATCCTCGAGAAAAACCTGCTCATCCTGGCATCCGCCGGTTC comes from the Luteolibacter sp. SL250 genome and includes:
- a CDS encoding fasciclin domain-containing protein, producing MKTITRSVIALASLTSFGFAAEKTVVEVASSDPQFSTLVAAVKAAGLAETLSGKGPFTVFAPTNDAFAKLPAGTVDSLLKPENKEKLTAILTYHVVPGKVMAADVKAGEVKTVNGDTATISASGGKVMIDKATVTKTDIAASNGVIHVIDSVIMPETK
- a CDS encoding MerR family transcriptional regulator; translation: MSATETDLFDIRAVSRLTGVSSANLRAWERRYGLVKPHRASSNRRLYSSSDLLRLERVKKLADSGEALSVIAALGEDELVRRIELLDGRPSGGQPVPSRRKRIRTAVAGAEVGEILARQSQQLKLEGYDLDFHWGSLGELEAKPPGPDYDLLILSFPTLFPYTIERLKALMAPIPGTKCVVFYRFAASRTIANVSVPGSGIIPIKGPVDFHKLVMANREIIPAAPQAGQENPGIREPRFTARQLARFSRLSTSIECECPKHLAELAASLQAFAEYSRSCESRNPDDKEMHVYLHRVSCQARGLIEDALETLIRSEGIDLEE
- a CDS encoding cytochrome c peroxidase — translated: MKPVRLLLIVAAMVPAASAQLPSGASLHLTRPDAGSTVRLALSDPENHSYLIQSSPDLKTWSEVGTWKIYNGSFNRNLPLQAGGTLFYRASYDPTRVVPKDDVSLALLLPTPRGNYAAQTLPARFLVQPIVGQDNTPADNGVTDSGATLGRVLFYDKRLSFNQTISCASCHQQAHGFSDPARFSTGFNGGHTDRNSMGLANSRWYERGAFFWDERSATLEIQVLEPIQNSVEMGMTLPALVTRLSAEPFYATLFNDAFGSPEVTSGKISRALAQFVRSIISTRTKFDTGAANGFTNFTAQENQGRQLFNGAGNCNACHGSDNFVPGPAINNNGLENPYTDKGVGAITGRPQDEGLFKVGSLRNIALTAPYMHDGRFATLEEVVEFYNSGVVAHPNLSPPLRAGGPAGPPRRLNLTAQEKAALVAFLNTLTDTALSTDSRFSDPFNYGD